Genomic segment of Nitrososphaerota archaeon:
TCCTTTGTTTTCGGCTAATACTTGTTGTACTACCTTTAGAAGTTCTTGATCGTTGATGGCGGTTAACCCTAGTTTTGCAGCGGCTTCTTCGACGCTGCCGGCTTCACGTCGTAGGATTAAGCCAAGTATTTCTGGAACTGCTTCTTTTGAGATTCGTCCTTGATCGAGTTGTGTGAAGAGTGATTTGAGTAGGCTACTGGTTAACGTAGAGGTGTCCAGTCCTTCTCTGGATAGGTTGACTAGCGTCTCGGTGAGGGTGGCTGCGATGAAGCTGGGGGAGACCTTTGTTTCGGCAGTAATCTGCTCAAACAGCTCAAAGTAGGGTGTGTCGTATACTTGGAGTGCGAGTTTTCTGCTAAGCGAGTATTTTGACATGTACTCCTCTATCTGTTCGTTCCAAGGCTTCGGAACCTCCTTTCTCAGTGTCTCAATTAGGTCTGGAGAGAGAGGTATTGGCGGGATATCGGTTTCAGGGTACATTCTTGCTGCTCCTGGTCTTGGCCTGATGAACCTTGTTTTGCCGTCAGGTGTCGCAGCGCGTGTCTCGGCGAGCACTCCTTTGAAGGCGTCTCGCATTCTCTGTAGTACTGCTTCACAGGCTTGGTGTAGCTTTCTATCTTCACCTGATAGTAGGAGGAAACCGTCCTGCTCAGCCAGCTGGAGATGCTGCCTCAACAGGTCTATCTCTGCGGCGGTGACCCCGTATCCTGGTAGCTCATCTGAGTGCATTAGCCCGCCGAGGCCGAAGAAGCGTGCTACATCAGCTAGTTCTCGGCCCAGTCTGACATCAGGGTAGGGTTCTAGACCCAGTAGGCCTGCGGTTCCTTTCAACGGTATTGCTCTTATGTGTTCATCGCGTTTTAATGCCCGTTGCAGAACGGTGCTTCCGGTTTCTTTGAACAAGTTTGTTACGTCAATAGGCTCGACGTTGTAAACGTTGGGTGAGAGCCTTCTTTTTTCAAGCTCCTCTTTGATGCGGATAATCCCTATCTGTCTTTGAGCCTCGTATTCAACCACTTTTTCGAGCAAATCCAGTTTCTGGACGCCTTTCACCTCGACCACGGCGCCGCCTTGAACTGAGACGTTGATGTCTTGACGAATTGTTCCCAGTCCACGTGAGACTAGGCGTGTTGAGCGTAGAAGCCTGCCTAGTGTTAAGGCGACCTCTAAGATATCTTTGGGTGTTCCAGTCACCGGGGCTAGAGCGATTTCAACCAGCGGAACTGTTAGGCGATCCAGGCTGTATCCGCGTACTCCTCCGGCCTCAGCGATTAGGCGGGCTGCATCCTCTTCAAGGCAGATGGTTTGGACGCCTACCTGTTTGCTTCCAACTTTAAGATCGCCTCCGAGGGCGGCGATTAGGGTGCGTTGGAAGCCTGTTGTGTTTGAGCCATCTATCACTATTTTCCGCATTACGTGTAGCTCGTCCACTGTTTGGGAGTTGAGGGCGAGCGCGATTATGAGTACCGTGCGGATGGCCTCGGGGTTTAATGGGTGAGGAGGCTCCTCATCGGCTTCAACTAGGCAGGCTGAGTATTGTCCTGCGTCGTACTTGATTGTGAGTCCTTTAGCGAACTCGAATCTTGCCGCGGGATCTACTTCGCCTAGCTCGCTTTGTGTTGGCCTGAGCCGGCGGTAGATTGTATATCTGAAGTCCTTCTCCTCGAACTTTGCGCAGCTGCAGAACAGCTTTGTCTGGGTGTTGAGCTGCTGATGGATTTCAAGCCCAACCTTCAAACCTATCTTTTCAGGATCTAGGTCGCTCAATCTTTAGGCCTCCGTTCAATCGGTGAGCGAGCAATATACTCGCCCGCGATGTTCTGCAGCATCAGCGTCTTGGCTTCCTCAGCTGTCTTGGTGTTGCCCAGCGCCCACATCATCTTGACTAGCGCTGTCTCCGGGAACATATCGTCAAGCGGTGTGACACCGCGTCTAAGCAGATCTCGCCCAGTGTCGTACACGGTTAGTCTTACTCTACCCCAGATGCATTGAGAGGTCATTCCAACAAGAAGACCGTGCTCTGTTGCTCGTGCAACTGCGTCGTAGCACTGTTCACTCACATGACCGAGGCCTGTTCCTTCTAGAACGATGCCGCGGTATCCTGAGTCTACAAGGTAATCGATTATTTTCGGGTCGAAGCTCGGGTGGAACTTGATTAAAGCAACCTTTTTTTCAAACCGGTATCTTGCTTTGAAGCTCCGCTGCGGCTTATTTTTAGCTGGCAGGTCTTTATGGATTACTTCGAGTTCTCCGTTTCTGACGTAGGCTGCGGGTGAGGTGTCTATTGATTCGAAGGCGTCTCTGCGGCTGGTGTGGTTCTTCCGTATTCGGGTGCCTATGTGTAGAGCGACGGCTTCATCATCTATTGTGTGGTGCATTGAAACGTAAACGCCTGAAAACGGGGCCTTTGCAGCGGTTGTAACTGCGCCTATCAGGTTTAGCGCGGCGTCGGAGGAAGGTCTGTCAGTTGATCTTTGAGAGCCTACTAAAACAATCGGGATTGGGGTGCCTGCTAATGCGAAGCTTAGTGCGGCGGCGGAGTAGCCCATTGTGTCTGTTCCGTGGGCTATTACGATGCCGTCGTAGCTGTCTCTAATCATCTCGGCTGTTTTTTCAGCGATTTTTTCCCAATGGTCGGCGTTGATGTGTTCACTGTAGACGTTGAAGAGGAGCTCAGTGTGTATCTGGGCGTACTTCGCTATCTCGGGTACTACGAGGTAGAGTTCTTCAGCGGAGAATTGAGGGTGGACTCCGCCCGTTCGATAGTCAACGCGGCTGGCGATTGTGCCTCCTGTTCCTAGGATAACGACCTTTGGTAGCTGTGGGTCAAGTTTAGGAGTTTCAGGGCGCTTAAAGGCTGGAGAAGTACTCTTGGCGATCCAGCGGATTTCAAGTATATCGTTTACTTGGAGACCGATGTTGTAGCCGTTTTTAAGCTTCAAAACAATGTGTTGCTCATCAGCATGCTCGTATCTAGGCATCAAAGAGCCTTCAACAGTCATCCTTGTCGTTTTAACCTCGACTAAATCTCCGATGGACACCCCGGATTTCT
This window contains:
- the gatE gene encoding Glu-tRNA(Gln) amidotransferase subunit GatE encodes the protein MSDLDPEKIGLKVGLEIHQQLNTQTKLFCSCAKFEEKDFRYTIYRRLRPTQSELGEVDPAARFEFAKGLTIKYDAGQYSACLVEADEEPPHPLNPEAIRTVLIIALALNSQTVDELHVMRKIVIDGSNTTGFQRTLIAALGGDLKVGSKQVGVQTICLEEDAARLIAEAGGVRGYSLDRLTVPLVEIALAPVTGTPKDILEVALTLGRLLRSTRLVSRGLGTIRQDINVSVQGGAVVEVKGVQKLDLLEKVVEYEAQRQIGIIRIKEELEKRRLSPNVYNVEPIDVTNLFKETGSTVLQRALKRDEHIRAIPLKGTAGLLGLEPYPDVRLGRELADVARFFGLGGLMHSDELPGYGVTAAEIDLLRQHLQLAEQDGFLLLSGEDRKLHQACEAVLQRMRDAFKGVLAETRAATPDGKTRFIRPRPGAARMYPETDIPPIPLSPDLIETLRKEVPKPWNEQIEEYMSKYSLSRKLALQVYDTPYFELFEQITAETKVSPSFIAATLTETLVNLSREGLDTSTLTSSLLKSLFTQLDQGRISKEAVPEILGLILRREAGSVEEAAAKLGLTAINDQELLKVVQQVLAENKGFVEEKGDAAFSLLMGRVMAKVRGKADGKKISDLLRSEIRKMLPPH
- the gatD gene encoding Glu-tRNA(Gln) amidotransferase subunit GatD, which codes for MAELQGYRGTSLELLKKSGVSIGDLVEVKTTRMTVEGSLMPRYEHADEQHIVLKLKNGYNIGLQVNDILEIRWIAKSTSPAFKRPETPKLDPQLPKVVILGTGGTIASRVDYRTGGVHPQFSAEELYLVVPEIAKYAQIHTELLFNVYSEHINADHWEKIAEKTAEMIRDSYDGIVIAHGTDTMGYSAAALSFALAGTPIPIVLVGSQRSTDRPSSDAALNLIGAVTTAAKAPFSGVYVSMHHTIDDEAVALHIGTRIRKNHTSRRDAFESIDTSPAAYVRNGELEVIHKDLPAKNKPQRSFKARYRFEKKVALIKFHPSFDPKIIDYLVDSGYRGIVLEGTGLGHVSEQCYDAVARATEHGLLVGMTSQCIWGRVRLTVYDTGRDLLRRGVTPLDDMFPETALVKMMWALGNTKTAEEAKTLMLQNIAGEYIARSPIERRPKD